Proteins encoded together in one Kutzneria kofuensis window:
- a CDS encoding DUF3152 domain-containing protein, whose amino-acid sequence MTRTTQEGRGSEDSPAKPTPSNVSPIRPAVTRRPPEERYRAGGRRTAAQPLTASWRPERSGEDKGDKAGKPRKGVKGFAATYGWRVYALPVLVVVTALVVFNVARTPSSDTSGVDGLAAQNPVSTTTGPPVATENSAVPVDPKTGTAVLPQGDPFPQAGSGTWHLVPGSGQKVGSGPHLYHYAIAVEDGIDQSAYGGDDAYAKTVENILSDPRSWIGSGTLSLQRVGPEFKNPDFIVSLTTPNTDHRPDMCGYQIQFEASCWNPNYKRVVINLARWIRGAMAFNGDIGLYREYAINHEVGHVFGNPHVGCGTEGGLAPVMMQQTFGVSDDYVWQLNQADPSNRTAVAKDGKVCRPNAWPNPQGAPGGQSNQ is encoded by the coding sequence GTGACCCGGACGACACAGGAAGGCCGTGGCAGCGAGGACAGCCCCGCGAAGCCCACGCCCAGCAACGTGTCGCCGATCCGGCCCGCGGTGACCCGCCGCCCCCCGGAGGAGCGCTACCGCGCCGGCGGCCGCCGCACCGCGGCGCAGCCGCTGACGGCCTCGTGGCGTCCGGAGCGGTCCGGCGAGGACAAGGGCGACAAGGCGGGCAAGCCACGCAAGGGCGTGAAGGGCTTCGCCGCGACCTACGGCTGGCGGGTGTACGCCCTGCCGGTGCTGGTCGTGGTGACGGCGCTGGTGGTGTTCAACGTCGCCCGCACGCCGTCGTCCGACACCAGCGGCGTGGATGGGCTGGCCGCGCAGAACCCCGTCTCCACCACCACCGGCCCGCCGGTGGCCACGGAGAACTCCGCCGTGCCGGTCGACCCGAAGACGGGCACCGCCGTGCTGCCGCAGGGCGACCCGTTCCCGCAGGCCGGCAGCGGCACCTGGCACTTGGTGCCGGGCAGCGGGCAGAAGGTCGGCAGCGGCCCGCACCTGTACCACTACGCGATCGCCGTCGAGGACGGCATCGACCAGTCCGCCTACGGCGGCGACGACGCGTACGCCAAGACGGTCGAGAACATCCTGTCCGATCCGCGCAGTTGGATCGGCAGCGGCACGCTGTCGCTGCAGCGGGTCGGGCCGGAGTTCAAGAACCCGGACTTCATCGTCAGCCTGACCACGCCGAACACCGACCACCGGCCGGACATGTGCGGCTACCAGATCCAGTTCGAGGCGTCCTGCTGGAACCCGAACTACAAGCGTGTGGTGATCAACCTGGCCCGCTGGATCCGGGGTGCGATGGCGTTCAACGGCGACATCGGGCTGTACCGCGAGTACGCCATCAACCACGAGGTCGGCCACGTGTTCGGCAACCCGCACGTGGGCTGCGGCACCGAGGGCGGGCTGGCGCCGGTGATGATGCAGCAGACCTTCGGCGTGTCCGACGACTACGTGTGGCAGCTCAACCAGGCCGACCCGTCCAACAGGACGGCGGTGGCCAAGGACGGCAAGGTCTGCCGGCCGAACGCGTGGCCGAACCCGCAGGGCGCGCCGGGCGGCCAGTCCAACCAGTGA